The Bradyrhizobium sp. CCGB01 genome segment TGCTGGAGCACGCGTTTGGCGTCGGTCTCGTTGAGCTGCGAGCCCTTGATGACGCGGTGATGCAGGACCAGCCGGCGGTCGCCGGAGAGATCGACATCGACCACCTCGATATTGGCGTCGATGTAGCCGACGTCGTGCTGCCGGGCCAGCTCGCGGCGGACGCGGCGGAAGCCGCGCTCGTCGTGGATGGCATCGACCCGGATGCCGGCGCGCTCTTCGGGATCGTCGTGCAGATGGAACATGCGGAGTTGCCGCATCAGTTTCGGGCTCAGGAACTGGGCGATGAAGCTTTCGTCGCGGTAATTGGCCCAGACGTCGCGCAGCACGCCCATGACGTCGTTCTTGCCGGCGATATCAGGGAACCACTCGCGGTCCTCGTCCGACGGATTGGTGACGATACGCTCGATGTCCTGCATCATGGCAAAGCCAAGCGCATAGGGGTTGAAGCCGGAGAAGCGCTGATCGTCGAATTCAGGCTGGAACACCACGTTGGTGTGCGATCCCAGGAATTCGAGGAAGTTGCCGTCGCTGATGCGGCCCTGCTGATGCAGCTGGGTCATGATGCGATAGTGGACGTAGGTTGCCGTCCCCTCGTTCATCACCTTGGTCTGGCTCTGCGGATAGAAATATTGCGCGATGTGGCGGACGATACGCAGGAGCTCGCGCTGCCAGGGCGCCAGCCGCGGCGCACTCTTCTCCAGGAAGTAGAGCAGGTTTTCCTGCGGCAGGCCGAGCAGCTTGCGGCGCCGCTCGACGCTGAGCACAGCGCGGGTCTTGCTCTTCCCGGCCGGCACGGTGCGCCAGAGGTCGTTGAAAACCTCCTCTTCGTGCTGGCGGCGGCGCCCTGCCCGCTTCTCCTCGGCGCGCAGGTCCAGCGTCTTCTTGCCGGGATAGCGGTCGATGCCGTGCGACATCAGCGCATGCGCGGCGTCGAGCGTGCGCTCGACCTCGGTGCGGCCGTAACGATCCTCGCACTGCATGACGTAGTTCTTGGCGAAATCCAGGTAGTCGAGAATGCCTTCCGCATCGGTCCACTGCTTGAACAGGTAATTGTTCTTGAAGAAGTGGTTATGACCGAACGCGGCGTGCGCGATCACCAGCGTCTGCATCGTCGCCGTGTTCTCCTCCATGAGGTAGGAGATGCAGGGCGAGGAGTTGATCACGATCTCATAGGCGAGGCCCATCAGGCCCTTGCGGTACGACGCCTCGTGATACGCAAAATGCTTGCCGAACGACCAGTGCTTGTAGAACAGCGGCATGCCGACGGACGAGTAGGCATCCAGCATCTGCTCGGCCGTGATCACCTCGATCTGGTTCGGATAGACGTCGAGCCCGAGATCCTTCAATGCCACCTCCTCGCAGGCATCGGTGATGCGCTGCAAGGTGTGGAAATCCCAATCGGCGCCTTCGAACAAGCGTTCCGTCATGGAGCGGCTTTCTCCTGAGCAGTTTCGCGGCGCTGGAACAGATCGTGGAACACCGGGAAGATCTCGCTGCGCTCGCTGACCTTGCGCATCGAGAGTGGTGCGCCGCTGTTGCGCAGGCGATCGTAGAGGGTCCAGAGCGAGGAGTCGGAGAGATCGAAGGCGCTGCCGCCGGACTCCCCGACCTCGAGATAGGCGAAGAACTGGCAGACCGGCAGGATCTTGTCGGTCAGCAGCATGCCCGTGAGCTCGCCGTCGGAATAGGAATTGTCGCCGTCGGAGGCTTGCGCGGCGTAGATGTTCCAGTCCGACGGGTTGAAGCGCTCCCGCACGATCTCGTGCATCGCGTGGAGCGCGCTGGAGACCAGCGTGCCGCCCGAGGCCGGGCCGTAGAAGAAGGTCTGCTCGTCCACCTCCTCGGCGCGGTCGGTGTGGCGGATGAAGACGATCTCGACATGCTTGTAGCGGCGCTTCAGGAACACGTAGAGCAGCATGTAGAAACGCTTGGCCAGATCCTTCATGTGCTCGGACATCGAGCCGGACACGTCCATCAGGCAGAACATCACCGCCTGCGCGACGGGCTTGGGCACGGTCTCGAAGCGGCGATAGCGGATGTCCAGGGGATCGATGAAGGGAATCCGCTTGGTCTTCGCCATCAGCTTTTCGAGCTGGGCGAGCAGCACCACACGCTCGTCCTCGTCGGTGCAGGCCGCGATCGCGGCTTCCAGCTCCTCGATCTCCTCCTTGCGCGGACGCTTGAGCGCGATGCGGCGCGCAAGCGCGAGCTTCACTGTCCGGCTCACGGAGATGTTGGCGGGCGAGCCGGAGGTGGTGTAGCCGGCGCGCTGGATGCCCTCGCTCTCGGTCTGCGCGATCTTGCGCTTGGCAAGATCGGGCAGTTCGAGGTCGTCGAGGAAGAGATCGACGAACTCGTCGCGGGAGAGGACGAAGCGGAAAGCGTCCTCGCTGTCCCCTTCGCCAGGACCGGAATCCTTGGCGCTGCCCTGGCCGGAGCGCTGGAGATAGTCGCCCTCGATGAACTTCTTGTTCCCGGGCAATACCATGTCGCGCGTTCCGCCTTCACGGCGGAAACGCGGCTCGTGCATGCCGTCGAGCGGTATGGTGACCTCACCACCCTCCAGGACGTCCTTGATGTCGCGTTCCTGCGAGGTCTTCTTGACGGCGCCCTGCACCAGGGATTTGGCCCGACGCAAGAACCGCTGCCGGTTCTCGAGACTCTTGCCGCCTGGATTCAGGCGCCTGTCAATAATGTGAATCGGCACTTTTTCATCCGCCTCAACCGGCCTGCTTCACACGCATGTACCATTCGACGAGCCGGCGAACCTGACGCTCGGTGTAGCCGCGCTCCACCATGCGTGCGACGAACTCGCCGTGTTTCTTCTCCGTCTCGCCGTCCTTCTTCGACCCGAAGGAGATGACCGGAAGCAGGTCCTCGACCTGGGAGAATATCCGCTTTTCGATCACGTCGCGAATCTTCTCGTAGGACGTCCAGGTCGGATTTTTGCCACCGTTCTGGGCCCGCGAACGTAACGAGAATTTGACGACCTCGTTGCGGAAGTCCTTGGGGTTGGCGATCCCCGCCGGCTTCTCGATTTTCGTCAATTCCTGGTTCAAAAGCTCGCGATCGAGCAGCTGGCCGGTGTCGGGATCCTTGAAGTCCTGGTCCTCGATCCAGGCATCGGCGTAGTCGACGTAGCGGTCGAACAGGTTCTGCCCGTAATCCGAGTAGGATTCGAGATAAGCCTTCTGGATCTCGTTTCCAATGAACTCGGCGTAGCGCGGCGCCAGATCCGCCTTGATGAATTCGAGATAGCGCTTCTCGACTTCCTCCGTGAGCTGCTCGCGGCGGATCGACTGTTCCAGCGCGTACATCAGGTGCACGGCGTCGGCGGCAACTTCCTGCGGATCATGGTTGAAGGTCGCAGCCAGGATCTTGAAGGCAAAGCGCGTGGAGACGCCGTCCATGCCTTCGTCGACGCCGGCGGCATCGCGGTATTCCTGAACGCTGCGGGCCTTCGGATCGGATTCCTTCAGGCTTTCGCCATCATAAACCCGCATCTTGGCAAACACCGTGGAATTCTCGTGCTTGCGCAGGCGCGACATCACCGAGAACCGCGCCAGCGTCTCCAGCGTCGAGGGCGCGCAAGGCGCGGACGCGAGCTCCGAGCCCTGGATCAGCTTCTCGTAGATCTTCTGCTCCTCCGTGATCCGCAGGCAATAAGGCACCTTGATCACGCAGATGCGGTCGATGAAGGCCTCGTTGTTCTTGTTGGCCTTGAAGCTCGACCACTCGGCTTCGTTCGAGTGCGCGAGGATCACGCCGGTGAAGGGGATCGCGCCGATATTCTCGGTGCCGATGTAGTTGCCTTCCTGCGTTGCGGTCAGCAACGGATGCAGCATCTTGATCGGCGCCTTGAACATCTCGACGAATTCGAGGATGCCCTGGTTGGCGCGGTTGAGGCCGCCCGAATAGCTGTAGGCGTCGGGGTCGTTCTGCGCGTAGGTCTCGAGCTTGCGGATGTCGACCTTGCCGACCAGCGAGGAGATGTCCTGGTTGTTCTCGTCGCCCGGCTCGGTCTTGGAGACTGCGATCTGGCGCAGCCGCGACGGCTGGATCTTGGCGACGCGGAATTGCGAGATATCGCCACCAAAGGCTTCGAGCCGCTTGTAGCACCACGGACTCATCAAGCCCGTGAGACGCCGGCGCGGAATGCCGTACTTCTCCTCGAGCATCGGCCCGAGATGATCTGGATCGAACAGGCTGAGCGGGCTTTCGAACACGGGCGAGAGTTCATCGCCGGCCTTGAGCACGTAGATCGGCTGCACTTCCATCAGCGACTTGAGCCGCTCGGCGAGCGAGGATTTGCCGCCGCCGACCGGGCCGAGCAGATAGAGGATCTGCTTGCGCTCTTCGAGACCTTGCGCGGCGTGACGGAAGAAACCAACGATGCGTTCGATGGTTTCTTCCATGCCGTAGAAGCCGGCGAAGGCTGGATAGGTCCGGATGGTGCGGTTCAAAAAAATACGGCCAAGGCGTGGGTCCTTGGCCGTGTCAATCGTCTGGGGGTCACCGATGGCTGCTAGCAATCGCTCGGCCGCGTTCGCATATTTCATGGGATCGCTTCGACACGATTCCAGGTACTCCGCCATCGACATGTCGTGTTGGCTTCTCGCCTCGAACGACTTAGCGAAAGCGTTGAATAGAGAATCGTTATACATGATCCCTCTCCGCGTGAGTTCCGCTACAAGCTGAAACGAAAGCAGTTACCGGACCGTTCCTCAGGCCATTTCGAATCAGCGTGAGCACATGACGATCATTGGACACCCGGGCGCCGATACCACGCAACGCACAACGTAGGCACTCGTTGAGTTACGAACAGGCACATGCCTGTAATTTGTGCGAATCTGTAGCTATCTTCGCTCATTTCCAGAAAATGTCACTTGGTCGCAACATCCGGGCATTACCGGGGATGGGCCCATCCGGCACTGCAACATGGAGCGATCTGCGAGCGGCAATCTTATGACGCTTGTACGGCGAAGCCTTGCGTGCCGCGTTCATCTTCCTGCTGCAATGCAGTGCGCGCGGCGCTCGCAGCATGGCAATCGCGGCAAGCGCGCAGCAGTGTATCAAAATCGGTCGCCAAACCCTCCGAGCGGATGACAATCCGTTCATTCTGCCGATCGTCCTGCGCGCGGCGCGCCAAGCTTCGGGCGGCGCAGAGCTGCCGCTGCAAGGCCGGCGTCAGCGTCAGCACGATCGACTTGTGCCCGCGGCATTCCTCAGCCGAAATCTCCGCAATCGAGTCCCACAGCAGAAATTCATTGCCGATGCGGAGGTCGCGGATGCCATAGGGGGTGACGATCACCACCGGTCCCCGTTCGGCGGGCAGCAGCCAGATCAGCCGGCTGGTCACCAGGCCGAACAGCACGACGCCGGCATAGCCGATCGTCGTATCGTAGTCGCCGAGACCATCCCACCAGTCGAAGACAAGGGTCGCACTGAAAAGGGTCATCGCGAAGCCCGCCGCGACCAGCAGCCGCAGCTGGGTCGTACATGGACTGATTTCGAGGTCGTGGGACGCGTCGATGCATACGGCCGGCGCGACCGACTGCGGGCTGTCGGCGACAGCGAGCGTGCGGCCGTTATGATGTGCGTGCATGCTTTTCCCCAGCATGGCCATTCGCGGCCGAGCGACGATGTATCAGGCGGACCAGGATCCGCTGATGACACTCCACGCAACCATGGGCTGACGAGACGAAGCGGCTGACGTTACGCGACGAGACCTTGGCGAGCTCTTCCAGCCAACGACTTTTTACGCAGCACGGCTACTTCCGCCTGGATCGCCATGATCGCGACGGAGTTACACTGGAGGGTATGACGCCTATGCCCTTGATTGGTTCCCTCCCGGGAGCATGTAAGCTAGAGGATAGCGCGTCAGGACCGGCGCGGAAACCCCTCGCCCGTAGGCTTGGAGATAAATAAGCATCATGAATCCCGTCAAAGAACTGGAAAAGCACGGACAAGCCGTCTGGCTGGACTTCCTGGCCCGCGGCTTCATCGCCAAGGGCGATCTGAAGCGGCTGATCGACACCGACGGCGTCAAGGGCGTCACCTCCAATCCGTCGATCTTCGAGAAGGCGATCGGCAGCTCGGACGAGTATGACGCCCCGATCGGCAAGGCGCTGAAGCGCGGCGACCGGACCGTGGCGGACCTGTTCGAGGCCGTCGCGATCGAGGACATCCAGAGCGCCGCCGACGTGCTCCGCCCGGTCTATGACCGCCTCCAGGGAGGCGACGGCTATGTCAGCCTGGAAGTCTCGCCCTATCTGGCGATGGACACCGCCGGCACGGTCGCCGAGGCGCGGCGTCTCTGGAAGGACGTTGGTCGCAAGAACCTGATGGTGAAGGTGCCGGCGACGCCGGAGGGCCTGCCGGCGATCGAGCAGCTGATCGGCGACGGCATCAGCATCAACATCACGCTCTTGTTCTCCCGGGACGTCTACCTTCAGGTCGCCGAGGCCTATCTCGCCGGCCTGGAAAAATATGTCGCCGGCGGCGGCGCCCCGTCGCACGTGGCGAGCGTCGCGAGCTTCTTCGTCAGCCGCATCGACTCGGTCGTCGACAAGCAGCTCGACGAGAAGATCGCCCGCGCCAACGATCCATCCGAGAAGGAACGGCTCGCCGCACTGAAGGGCAAGGTCGCAATCGCCAACGCCAAGGTCGCCTACCAGGATTACAAGCGCCTGTTTTCCGGCCCGCGCTGGGACAAGCTCGCCGCCAAGGGCGCCAAGCCGCAGCGGATGCTGTGGGCCTCCACCGGCACCAAGAACAAGGACTACAGCGACGTCCTCTATGTCGAGGAGCTGATCGGCCCCGACACCATCAACACCGTGCCGCCGGCGACGCTCGACGCGTTCCGCGACCACGGCAAGCCGCGCGACAGCCTGGAAGAGAATGTCGACGACGCAAGGCGCGTGCTGGAAGAGCTGGAGCGCTCCGGCGTCTCGCTCGATGCGATCACCGAGGAGCTCGTCAAGGACGGCGTCAAGCAGTTCGCCGATGCCGCCGACAAGCTCTACGGTGCGGTCGCCCACAAGCGCGCGACCGTGCTTGGCCCCGCGATCGACCGCCAGCATCTCTCGCTCGGCGACGGTCTCGGCAAGGCCGTGGCCAAGAGCACCGAGGAATGGCGCGCGTCGGCAAAGATCCGCAGGCTGTGGCAGCGCGACAAATCGGTCTGGACCGGCACTGACGAGGACAAATGGCTCGGCTGGCTCGACAGCGCGGCAAAGGCCGACGTCGCCGACTATGAGGACTATGCGAGCCGCGTGAAGGGCCAAAAATTCTCCGACGCCGTCGTCCTCGGCATGGGCGGATCGAGCCTTGGCCCTGAGGTGCTCGCCGAGACCTTCGGGAAAAAGCCCGGCTTCCCGAAGCTGCACGTTCTTGACTCCACCGATCCGACGCAGGTGCGGGCAATGGAGGACAAGATCGACATCGCCAACACCGTGTTCATCGTCTCCAGCAAATCCGGCGGCACCACCGAACCGAACGCGATGAAGGACTATTTCCACGAGCGCGTCGCGCAGGCGCTCGGCCCGAAGGCCAAGACCGGCTTCCGCTTCATCGCGGTCACCGATCCCGGCTCGTCGCTTGAGAAGGCGGCGAAGGAGCTGAACTACGCCCGCACCTTCCATGGCGAGCCGTCGATCGGCGGACGCTACTCCGTGCTCTCGCCGTTCGGCCTGGTGCCGGCGGCGACCGCGGGCATCGACGTCAAGACCTTCCTCAAGCATGCGCTGGCGATGGCCCGCTCCTGCGGCCCGGACGTGCCGCCGAGTGAGAACCCGGGCGTGCAGCTCGGCCTTGCCATGGGCCTCGCCGGCCTCGAAGGCCGCGACAAGGTGACGATCCTGTCGTCGAAGAAGATCGCCGATTTCGACGCCTGGGCCGAGCAGCTCATCGCGGAATCCACCGGCAAGGAAGGCAAGGGCCTGATCCCGATTGCCGGCGAGCCGCTGGGCGATCCCTCGGTCTACGGCAATGACCGCTTCTTCATCGACATCCGCACCGAGGGCGAGGCGGACGCCGCGCACGACTCGGCGCTCGCGGGGATCGAAGCGGCCGGCCATCCGGTGGTCCGCATCGTCATGAAGTCGATCGACCATCTCGGCCAGGAATTCTTCCGCTTCGAGATGGCAACCGCCGTGGCAGGCTCGATCCTCGGCATCAACCCGTTCGACCAGCCGGACGTGGAAGCGGCCAAGATCAAGACCCGCGAGCTCACCGCGTCGTTCGAGAAGACCGGCACACTGCCGGCCGAGCAGCCGGTGGTCAGCACCGATGAGGCCGACCTCTACACCGACGAAGCCAACGCCACGGCGCTGCGCGCCGCGGGCGCCAACGGCGACCTTACCTCGTGGCTGAGGGCGCATCTGTCGCGCTCCAACCATGGCGATTATGTCGCCCTGCTAGGCTACATCGCGCGCGACAAGGCGACGATCGACGCACTCCAGACGATGCGTCTGGAAGTGCGCGAGAAGCGCCACGTCGCGACCTGCGCCGAGTTCGGGCCGCGCTTCCTGCACTCGACGGGGCAGGCCTACAAGGGAGGGCCCGACAGCGGCGTGTTCCTCCAGATCACCGCCGACGATGCCAAGGACCTTGCGGTGCCGGGCCAGAAGGCGAGCTTCGGCGTCATCAAGGCGGCGCAGGCGCGCGGCGACTTCGACGTGCTCACCGAGCGCGGCCGGCGCGCGCTCCGGGTGCACCTGAAGGGCGGGCTCAAGAAAGGTCTCGCGACGCTCAATGCGGCGCTCAACGATGCACTGAATTAAGGGAATCTCTCACATGCAACTCGGCATGATCGGCCTCGGCCGGATGGGCGGCAACATCGTTCGCCGCCTGATGCGTCACGGCCATTCGACCGTGGTCTACGACAAGGACGCCAAGGCCGTCGCCGGCCTTGCCGCCGACGGCGCGGTCGGCTCCGCGACGCTCGAGGAGTTCATCTCGAAACTCGAACGGCCGCGCACGGCCTGGGTGATGCTGCCGGCCGGGCACATCACCGAGACGACGATCGACACGATCGCGGGCGTAATGCAGGAAGGCGACGTCATCATCGACGGCGGCAACACGTTCTGGCAGGACGACGTCCGCCGTGGCAAGGCGCTGAAGGCGCGCGGCATCCATTATGTCGATGTCGGCACGTCAGGCGGTGTCTGGGGGCTCGACCGCGGCTATTGCATGATGATCGGCGGCGAGAAGCAGGTGGTCGACCGGCTCGATCCGATCTTCGCCGCGCTCGCGCCCGGCGCCGGCGACATCCCGCGCACGGAGGGACGTGACGGGCGCGATCCCCGCATCGAGCAGGGTTACATCCATGCCGGCCCGGTCGGCGCCGGCCATTTCGTCAAGATGATCCACAACGGCATCGAGTACGGCCTGATGCAGGCCTATGCCGAAGGATTTGATATTCTCAAGAACGCCAGCATCGAGGCTCTGCCGGCCGACCATCGCTATGATTTCGACCTCGCCGACATCGCCGAGGTGTGGCGGCGCGGCAGCGTGATCCCGTCATGGCTGCTCGACCTCACCTCGACGGCGCTCGCGGACAGCCCTGCACTCGCGGAGTATTCCGGCTTCGTGGAGGATTCCGGCGAAGGACGCTGGACCGTGAATGCCGCGATCGACGAGGCGGTGCCGGCCGAAGTGCTGACCGCGGCGCTCTACACACGTTTCCGTTCCCGCAAGGAACACACCTTCGCCGAAAAAATTCTCTCCGCGATGCGCGCAGGGTTCGGCGGCCACAAGGAGCCGAAGCAGCCGGGCGCGTCGAAGCCCAAATAACAAGTACAGCAAGACGTAACAAAGCGAAGGCCAATCGTTCGTGACAAAAGACCCGCAAGCAAAGCGCAAGCCGGAAAATTGCGCCTTCGTCATTTTCGGTGTCACCGGTGATCTCACTCACCGTCTGGTGATGCCGTCGCTGTACAACCTCGCCGCCGAGCACCTGCTGCCGGAAAAATTCTGCGTCGTCGGCGTGGCCCGCAAGGGCCAGTCGGACGACGAGCTCCGCGACAGCCTGTTGAAGGGCCTGCGCCGGTTCGCGACGCGCCCCGTGGACGACGACGTCGCCAGGAAGCTGCTGGAATGCGTGACGTTCGTCGAGGCCGATCCGAACGACCCGCCCTCGTTCGACCGACTGCGCGAGCATCTGGACTCGCTGGAATGCGCACAGGACACCGGCGGCAACCGGCTGTTTTATCTTGCCACGCCGCCGGCCGCCTTCGCGCCGACCGCGCGCGAGCTTGGTCGCACCGGCATGATGAAGGAGAACGGCGCCTGGCGGCGTCTCGTGATCGAAAAGCCGTTCGGCACCGATCTCGCCTCGGCGCGCGCGCTGAACGCCGAGCTGCTGAAGATCATGGACGAGCACCAGATTTACCGGATCGATCACTATCTCGGCAAGGAGACGGTGCAGAACATCCTGGTGCTGCGCTTCGCGAACGGCATGTTCGAGCCCATCTGGAATCGCAACCATATCGACCACATCCAGATCACGGTGGAGGAGAAGCTCGGCGTCGGCCATCGCGGCGGCTTCTACGATGCCACCGGTGCGCTGCGCGACATGGTGCCGAACCATCTGTTCCAGCTGATGTCGCTGGTCGCGATGGAGCCGCCCGCCCGCTTCGACGCGCACTCGGTGCGCTCCGAGAAGGCCGAAGTGCTCACCTCGATCCAGCGACCGAGCCAGGAGGAAGCGCTGAAGAGCTCGGTGCGCGCGCAATATCTTGCGGGCCGGATCGGCGAAGACGAGATCCCGGATTATCGCAAGACCGAGGACGTCAAGCCCGGCAGCACCACCGAGACCTTCGTCGCGCTCAAGCTGATGATCGACAATTGGCGCTGGGCCGGCGTGCCGTTCTACCTGCGCACCGGCAAGGCGCTCGGCCACAAGCGCACCGAAGTCGCGATCAAGTTCAAGCAGGCGCCGCTGTCGATGTTCACGGGCACGACGGTCGACCGCCTGTCGCAGAACTTCCTCACCATCGGCATCGCGCCGACCGAGACCATCGAGCTGCAGTTCAACGCCAAGATCCCGGGGCCCAGCGTCACCATCGACGGCGTCGAGATGAAGTTCCGCTACGGCGACTATTTCCGCGCCGATCCCTCGACCGGCTACGAGACGCTGATCTACGACTGCATGATCGGCGACAACATCCTGTTTCAGCGCGCCGACGGCATCGAGGCCGGCTGGCAGGCCGTGCAGCCGTTCCTGGATGCCTGGAAAAGCGCGGGCACCAACGGCATCGAGACCTACGAGGCTGGCAGCGACGGCCCGGCCTGCGCCGACGAGTTGCTCCGGCGCGACGGGCGCAGCTGGCGGAAATATTCGTGATGGCCGCGGCCGGACAGCCGAAGGTGATCGTCGAGGCCGACGCCCAGGCGCTGGCGCTGGCCGCAGCCGAACGGGTGATGGCGCGGATCGCCACCAATCCCTCGCGGATCGCAATCTGCCTGACCGGCGGCTCGAGCCCGAAGAAGCTCTATCAATTGCTCGGAAGCGACGCCTGGCGCGGAAGGATTCCCTGGGACCGCGTACACTGGTTCATCGGCGACGAGCGTTTCGTGACGGAAAGCGATCCGCTCAACAATATGGCGGTCGCACGCGCGACCTTTCTCGACCGCAATGCGCCCTCCGGCCATATCCACCCGATCCCGACGGCGGCTGAAAACCCCGATCAAAGTGCACAAGCCTATGCGCGCGAGCTGCAATCGTTCTACGGTGCTGCGAGCCTCGATCCGGCACGGCCGCTGTTCGACCTGGTTCTGATGGGCGCGGGACCGGACGGCCACACCGCCTCGCTCTTCCCGGGCTATCCCGCGGTCGAGGAGACCACACGCTGGGTCGTGGGCGTCCCCAGGGCCAATGTCGCGCCTTTCGTGCCGCGGGTCTCGCTCACCCTGCCCGCTTTGGCGTCCTGCCGCGAAATGCTGTTCGAGATTGCCGGGCACGACAAGCAGCCGATCTTGACGCGCCTGCTCAATGGCGAGAATCTGCCGGCTGTACGCGCGCGCTCGAATGGTGAGACCGTCTGGCTGGTCGACCAGGCCGCGCTTCCGGAGGGAATTCGTGGCGGGCGTTGAAGCACCTTGTGCGTTGATCGTGATGGGCGTGTCGGG includes the following:
- the pgl gene encoding 6-phosphogluconolactonase; this encodes MAAAGQPKVIVEADAQALALAAAERVMARIATNPSRIAICLTGGSSPKKLYQLLGSDAWRGRIPWDRVHWFIGDERFVTESDPLNNMAVARATFLDRNAPSGHIHPIPTAAENPDQSAQAYARELQSFYGAASLDPARPLFDLVLMGAGPDGHTASLFPGYPAVEETTRWVVGVPRANVAPFVPRVSLTLPALASCREMLFEIAGHDKQPILTRLLNGENLPAVRARSNGETVWLVDQAALPEGIRGGR
- the zwf gene encoding glucose-6-phosphate dehydrogenase; translation: MTKDPQAKRKPENCAFVIFGVTGDLTHRLVMPSLYNLAAEHLLPEKFCVVGVARKGQSDDELRDSLLKGLRRFATRPVDDDVARKLLECVTFVEADPNDPPSFDRLREHLDSLECAQDTGGNRLFYLATPPAAFAPTARELGRTGMMKENGAWRRLVIEKPFGTDLASARALNAELLKIMDEHQIYRIDHYLGKETVQNILVLRFANGMFEPIWNRNHIDHIQITVEEKLGVGHRGGFYDATGALRDMVPNHLFQLMSLVAMEPPARFDAHSVRSEKAEVLTSIQRPSQEEALKSSVRAQYLAGRIGEDEIPDYRKTEDVKPGSTTETFVALKLMIDNWRWAGVPFYLRTGKALGHKRTEVAIKFKQAPLSMFTGTTVDRLSQNFLTIGIAPTETIELQFNAKIPGPSVTIDGVEMKFRYGDYFRADPSTGYETLIYDCMIGDNILFQRADGIEAGWQAVQPFLDAWKSAGTNGIETYEAGSDGPACADELLRRDGRSWRKYS